The following are encoded together in the Bacteroidota bacterium genome:
- a CDS encoding glycosyltransferase N-terminal domain-containing protein, with protein MAWKLFYNAFIVPLMWCFFQAAGFFNKKIRRGIEGRQGLVGKVRERIDSAPARHRLWFHSSSLGEFEQAKPIIAAIKRLRPDISIVATFFSPSGYEHSQSYKLADIISYLPFDSERQVNDFVDVIRPAAVIMVRYDVWPNLTWALRERKIPIMIANATMKKDSPRKILFLRQFHRALYDSFSSILTVSDSDKASFADFHLTKPVIETIGDTRFDQVKIRRDDAAKKQILPNKITRGKRIFIVGQSWEADDSVVIPVLFKIQKRMPNLLTIIVPHEPTVEHLEQVEYHLEGKTSFIRFSAMNQYAGEKVILVDSVGILVPLYKYGHVAYVGGSFRQGVHNVLEPAAFSLPVIYGPRHTNSQEAVALAEQGGGFVVGDEKDLYRTLRTLLDNEADRKESGKKARQLVEENLGATDRFLKYLLPLLPPR; from the coding sequence ATGGCTTGGAAATTATTCTATAATGCGTTCATCGTCCCGTTGATGTGGTGCTTCTTCCAGGCCGCCGGATTCTTCAACAAAAAGATCCGCAGAGGGATTGAAGGACGACAAGGGCTCGTCGGCAAAGTACGGGAAAGAATTGACAGTGCTCCCGCGCGCCATCGGCTGTGGTTCCATTCGTCTTCGCTCGGAGAGTTCGAGCAGGCCAAGCCTATCATTGCGGCGATCAAGCGATTGCGCCCCGACATCAGCATCGTCGCGACCTTTTTTTCCCCTTCCGGCTACGAGCATTCTCAATCCTACAAACTCGCAGATATCATTTCGTATCTCCCCTTCGATTCGGAGCGGCAGGTCAACGACTTCGTCGACGTCATCCGGCCGGCAGCGGTGATCATGGTCCGCTACGACGTCTGGCCGAACCTCACCTGGGCCCTGCGCGAGCGAAAAATCCCGATCATGATCGCCAATGCGACAATGAAAAAGGATTCGCCGCGCAAGATCCTTTTTCTGCGGCAGTTTCACAGAGCCTTATACGACTCCTTTTCATCCATCCTCACCGTTTCCGATTCCGACAAAGCTTCGTTCGCCGACTTCCATCTGACGAAACCGGTGATCGAGACGATCGGGGATACCCGTTTTGACCAGGTGAAGATCCGGAGAGACGACGCAGCCAAAAAACAAATCCTGCCCAATAAGATAACCAGGGGAAAACGGATATTCATCGTCGGTCAAAGCTGGGAAGCCGACGACAGCGTGGTCATTCCCGTTCTTTTCAAAATCCAAAAGAGGATGCCAAATCTCCTCACGATCATCGTCCCTCACGAACCGACGGTGGAACACCTCGAGCAGGTCGAATACCATCTGGAAGGTAAGACATCCTTCATCCGGTTTTCGGCGATGAATCAATACGCGGGGGAAAAGGTCATTCTGGTCGACAGCGTGGGGATCCTCGTTCCTCTCTATAAATACGGCCATGTGGCGTATGTCGGCGGAAGCTTCCGCCAGGGCGTGCACAACGTGCTCGAGCCGGCGGCATTCTCACTCCCGGTTATTTACGGGCCGAGGCATACCAATTCGCAGGAAGCCGTTGCGCTTGCCGAACAAGGAGGAGGATTTGTTGTCGGAGATGAAAAAGACCTGTACCGCACTCTCCGAACCCTGCTGGACAATGAAGCGGATAGAAAAGAAAGCGGGAAAAAAGCGCGGCAATTGGTCGAGGAAAATCTCGGCGCGACCGATCGGTTTCTGAAGTACCTTCTCCCTCTGCTCCCTCCAAGGTAG
- the hisD gene encoding histidinol dehydrogenase — translation MVRLVDLRSSRKNVRFQRTASRDSSANVETTVNAIIRRVQRRGDAALRFYSKKFEGAELRSFSVSEREILKARKNADPKFVRLLAEAEEKIRKFHLRQRRASWKIDEKFGSDLRQRYLPVDRVGVYVPGGKAAYPSTVLMNVIPAQVAGVEDIILVSPPDGSGNVNADVLTAAAILGVKKIFRVGGAQAIAALAYGTETIPAVDVIVGPGNIFVATAKKMLFGQVGIDSIAGPSEIVVLADDGASGEFVAADMAAQAEHDESASSILVTTSPRLAGEVQKALKDLLLILPRKGVIAPSLNDHGAIFLVRDLRQGAEVVNRLAPEHLEIITKSNEAVLKQIRNAGSIFLGNYSPVALGDYFAGPNHVLPTSGTARFFSPLSVDTFMKRSSVIKYSRRAMESASEKIARFAEHEGLTAHALSVRLRARSKGR, via the coding sequence ATGGTACGGCTGGTCGATCTTCGTTCATCACGCAAAAATGTCCGGTTTCAGCGCACAGCTTCCCGCGATTCCTCGGCAAATGTTGAGACAACGGTAAACGCCATCATTCGCCGGGTGCAGCGTCGGGGAGATGCTGCGCTCCGTTTTTATTCGAAGAAATTCGAGGGTGCAGAGTTGCGCTCATTCTCTGTCTCCGAAAGGGAAATTCTTAAAGCCCGCAAAAACGCCGATCCCAAATTTGTTCGGCTTCTTGCCGAGGCCGAAGAGAAGATCCGTAAATTCCATCTTCGCCAGCGCCGTGCATCGTGGAAAATCGATGAGAAGTTCGGATCCGACCTTCGGCAGCGCTACCTTCCCGTTGACCGGGTCGGCGTGTATGTCCCCGGAGGGAAGGCCGCGTATCCTTCCACGGTGCTGATGAACGTGATCCCGGCGCAGGTCGCTGGCGTGGAAGATATCATCCTCGTCTCCCCTCCGGACGGCAGCGGGAACGTCAATGCCGATGTCCTGACAGCAGCCGCTATTCTCGGCGTCAAAAAGATCTTCCGCGTCGGCGGCGCACAGGCGATCGCCGCTCTTGCGTACGGCACCGAGACTATCCCGGCCGTTGACGTCATTGTCGGCCCCGGGAATATTTTTGTCGCGACGGCAAAAAAAATGCTCTTTGGACAGGTGGGCATCGACAGCATCGCCGGTCCCAGCGAAATTGTCGTTCTTGCTGACGACGGCGCATCCGGCGAATTCGTCGCCGCGGATATGGCAGCCCAGGCGGAACACGACGAATCTGCTTCTTCAATTCTTGTGACAACAAGCCCCCGCCTCGCCGGAGAGGTACAAAAGGCGTTGAAGGACCTTTTGCTCATCCTCCCGAGAAAAGGGGTCATTGCCCCGTCGTTGAACGACCATGGAGCGATTTTCCTTGTCCGGGATCTGCGGCAGGGGGCAGAAGTCGTCAACCGGCTCGCCCCCGAACACCTGGAGATCATTACGAAAAGCAACGAGGCGGTCCTGAAACAAATACGGAATGCCGGCTCCATCTTCCTTGGAAATTATTCTCCCGTCGCTCTCGGCGATTATTTTGCAGGGCCGAATCATGTCCTTCCGACAAGCGGCACGGCTCGTTTCTTTTCCCCTCTTTCGGTCGATACATTTATGAAGAGATCGAGCGTCATCAAGTACTCCCGCCGCGCAATGGAATCTGCCAGCGAAAAAATAGCGCGCTTCGCCGAGCATGAGGGATTGACGGCGCATGCCCTGTCGGTCCGTCTGCGTGCAAGGAGCAAAGGACGATGA
- a CDS encoding glutathione peroxidase — MKKKFLLPVVMILAAASFCFSQEAPTEANTMKSDTSVYNFRMKTIDGKDKSLSDYKGDVLLIVNVASFCGNTPQYKNLESLYESYKDKGFKILAFPANNFGAQEPGTNDEIKTFCDNTYHVTFDLFSKISVKGDDQHPLYHYLTTGTDFKGDIGWNFAKFLVDRHGKVVARYAPKKIPTDDDVVSMIKELIAQK; from the coding sequence ATGAAGAAGAAATTTCTGTTGCCGGTCGTGATGATCTTGGCTGCGGCGAGTTTTTGTTTTTCACAAGAGGCTCCGACGGAGGCGAACACTATGAAAAGCGACACAAGCGTCTACAATTTTAGGATGAAGACGATCGACGGGAAGGATAAATCTCTTTCCGATTACAAAGGGGATGTTCTGTTGATCGTCAATGTCGCCTCCTTCTGCGGGAATACCCCTCAGTACAAGAACCTTGAAAGCCTTTACGAGTCCTACAAAGACAAGGGATTCAAAATTCTTGCTTTTCCTGCCAACAACTTCGGCGCTCAGGAACCCGGAACGAACGACGAAATCAAGACCTTCTGCGACAATACCTATCATGTGACGTTCGACCTCTTCTCAAAGATCAGCGTAAAGGGAGACGACCAGCATCCGTTATACCATTATCTGACGACGGGCACCGACTTCAAAGGGGATATCGGATGGAACTTTGCGAAATTCCTCGTCGACCGCCATGGCAAAGTGGTAGCCCGTTACGCCCCGAAGAAGATCCCCACCGACGACGACGTCGTTTCGATGATCAAGGAATTGATCGCTCAAAAATAA
- a CDS encoding electron transfer flavoprotein subunit beta/FixA family protein, producing the protein MKILAFVNHVPDTETKVNIAGDGKSIDHAGVNFMLNPYDEYAVEEALKLREKFTGEVVVVSVGGDAHKEALRKSLAMGCDKAVLLKDVSVRDSFGVARALADYAKEYSPDLIVCGKQSIDYDDAQVGGIVAEMLGMPSVSVVVKLEIAGNIVTVEREIEGGLEVVQAKLPLVVTAQKGLNQPRYPSLKGIMEAKRKQIEERTVSPVDPKVEVLGMKKPAAKAPGKIVGTDASAVPELVRLLHEEAKVI; encoded by the coding sequence ATGAAAATTTTAGCCTTCGTTAACCACGTCCCCGATACCGAGACGAAAGTCAACATCGCCGGCGATGGAAAGAGCATCGATCACGCCGGGGTGAACTTCATGCTCAATCCGTACGACGAATATGCGGTGGAGGAAGCGTTGAAGCTGCGTGAAAAATTCACGGGGGAAGTTGTCGTCGTTTCTGTCGGCGGCGACGCGCACAAAGAGGCGCTCCGCAAATCGCTCGCGATGGGCTGCGATAAGGCGGTCCTGTTGAAGGATGTGTCGGTGCGCGATTCGTTCGGCGTAGCGCGCGCTCTTGCTGATTATGCGAAAGAATATTCGCCGGATCTTATCGTGTGCGGAAAGCAATCGATCGATTACGACGATGCGCAGGTCGGGGGTATTGTCGCCGAGATGCTCGGGATGCCGTCGGTTTCGGTCGTGGTGAAGTTGGAGATCGCAGGGAATATTGTAACGGTTGAACGGGAGATCGAAGGAGGACTCGAAGTCGTCCAGGCGAAACTCCCGCTCGTTGTGACTGCCCAAAAAGGATTGAACCAGCCCCGCTATCCTTCATTGAAAGGTATTATGGAGGCGAAGCGGAAGCAGATCGAGGAGCGAACGGTCAGCCCCGTCGATCCGAAGGTCGAGGTTCTCGGAATGAAAAAGCCGGCGGCAAAAGCCCCGGGGAAAATCGTTGGGACGGACGCATCGGCAGTTCCGGAGCTGGTAAGGCTCCTGCACGAAGAAGCAAAGGTCATTTGA
- the metK gene encoding methionine adenosyltransferase: MRYLFTSESVSEGHPDKVCDAISDAVLDALLRQDKYSRVACECFVTTGLVMIGGEITTNAYVDFQTVARETVREIGYTKAEYKFDADSCSVISSIHSQSADIARGVNTGGAGDQGMMFGYANNETPEFMPMPIMFAHKLVHRLAEIRKKNLRLMPYLRPDAKSQVTIEYNGGTPVRVDTVVISTQHDADASQKRIREDVIHHVVEKVIPEHLLDKKTKYYVNPTGRFEIGGPHGDSGLTGRKIIVDTYGGRAPHGGGAFSGKDPSKVDRSAAYAARHLAKNIVAAGLASECQIQVAYAIGVAEPVSIYVNTFGTGKIPDTEISRILKNEIDMTPRGIIDRLNLLRPIYRKTASYGHFGRSEKEFSWEATDLVPMLKRSVK; this comes from the coding sequence ATGAGGTACCTTTTTACGTCCGAATCCGTTTCCGAAGGACATCCGGATAAGGTCTGTGACGCGATCTCCGATGCCGTCCTGGATGCGTTATTGAGACAGGACAAATATTCGCGTGTGGCGTGCGAATGTTTTGTGACGACCGGCCTTGTGATGATCGGAGGCGAGATAACGACGAACGCGTATGTTGATTTCCAGACCGTGGCGCGCGAAACCGTGCGCGAGATCGGCTACACGAAGGCGGAGTATAAATTCGATGCGGACTCCTGCTCCGTCATCTCGAGCATTCATTCGCAGTCGGCGGACATCGCACGCGGCGTGAACACCGGCGGCGCCGGCGACCAGGGAATGATGTTCGGCTACGCCAACAATGAGACCCCCGAGTTCATGCCGATGCCGATCATGTTCGCCCACAAGCTCGTCCACCGTCTTGCCGAAATCCGAAAGAAAAATCTCCGCCTGATGCCGTACCTCCGCCCCGACGCAAAGTCGCAGGTGACGATAGAATACAACGGCGGTACCCCGGTTCGCGTCGACACCGTGGTCATCTCGACCCAGCACGATGCCGACGCTTCGCAGAAACGGATCCGCGAAGACGTCATCCATCACGTCGTCGAAAAAGTGATCCCCGAGCATCTCCTTGACAAGAAAACGAAATACTACGTCAACCCGACCGGGCGGTTTGAGATCGGCGGACCGCACGGCGACAGCGGACTGACGGGGAGAAAAATCATCGTCGACACGTACGGCGGACGCGCACCTCACGGCGGCGGAGCGTTCTCCGGAAAGGATCCATCCAAGGTCGACAGAAGCGCTGCCTATGCGGCGCGGCATCTCGCAAAGAATATCGTTGCCGCAGGGCTGGCGTCCGAATGCCAGATCCAGGTTGCGTACGCCATCGGCGTCGCGGAACCGGTGTCGATCTACGTGAACACGTTCGGCACGGGGAAGATCCCTGACACCGAAATCTCGCGCATCCTGAAAAATGAAATCGACATGACCCCCAGAGGGATCATCGACCGGCTTAATCTTCTCCGCCCGATCTACAGAAAGACCGCCTCATACGGTCATTTCGGGCGCAGCGAAAAGGAATTCAGCTGGGAAGCGACCGACCTCGTCCCCATGCTGAAACGCTCCGTAAAATAA
- a CDS encoding sugar phosphate nucleotidyltransferase has product MRAIIPVAGVGSRLRPHTYTIPKVLLNVAGKPIIGHIMDKIIAGGFDSATVIVGYLGDKVKEYITENYSISVDFVEQEERLGLGHAIYLSRHTISKDPILIILGDTVFDVNLLAMTKGEYSTIGVKEVQDPRRFGVAETANGFITKLIEKPEHPTSNLAIVGLYFIRHPDVLLDCLKKMIKGDIRTKGEYQLTDGLQLMIERGEKIKTFTIDGWYDCGKPETLLETNRHLLHQNSTKTIPRDVVVIPPVFISPRSTVKNSVIGPNTTIAAGATVENSVVRNSIISEDANVQSALLEESIIGSNAIVKGGYKKINIGDSSELEFY; this is encoded by the coding sequence ATGCGCGCTATTATACCTGTCGCAGGCGTCGGAAGCCGGCTGCGGCCCCATACATACACGATACCGAAGGTCCTGCTCAATGTGGCGGGAAAGCCGATCATCGGCCACATCATGGACAAGATCATTGCCGGCGGGTTCGATTCCGCGACGGTGATCGTCGGGTATCTTGGTGACAAGGTCAAAGAGTACATCACCGAAAACTATTCGATCAGCGTCGATTTTGTCGAACAGGAAGAACGGTTAGGATTGGGGCATGCGATCTATCTTTCCCGCCACACGATCTCAAAAGACCCGATCCTGATCATTCTCGGTGATACGGTGTTCGATGTCAATCTTTTGGCGATGACCAAAGGAGAATATTCGACCATCGGTGTGAAGGAGGTCCAGGACCCCCGGAGGTTCGGCGTCGCCGAAACGGCAAACGGATTTATTACCAAGCTCATTGAAAAACCCGAGCACCCGACGAGCAATCTTGCCATCGTCGGTCTCTACTTCATCCGGCATCCCGACGTTTTGCTCGACTGCCTCAAGAAGATGATCAAAGGGGATATCCGGACGAAAGGGGAGTACCAGCTCACCGACGGGCTCCAGCTCATGATCGAACGCGGCGAAAAGATCAAAACCTTCACGATCGACGGGTGGTATGATTGCGGAAAACCGGAAACGCTCCTCGAAACCAACAGACATTTATTGCATCAAAATTCGACCAAGACGATCCCGCGGGACGTCGTTGTGATCCCCCCGGTCTTTATTTCGCCGAGATCGACGGTGAAAAATTCTGTCATCGGTCCGAACACGACGATCGCCGCCGGGGCGACGGTTGAAAATTCCGTGGTGAGGAATTCCATCATCAGCGAGGATGCGAATGTTCAAAGCGCGCTGCTCGAGGAGTCGATCATCGGCAGCAATGCGATCGTCAAGGGAGGGTACAAGAAGATCAATATCGGGGATTCATCCGAACTCGAGTTCTATTAA
- the larC gene encoding nickel pincer cofactor biosynthesis protein LarC, whose translation MNIAYFDIIGGISGDMTLGAFIHAGFPLDILRKELLKLPVDGYSLGQETMQRNAITAVKLNVLLQGEDAEPEAHAHHHHHAGDAHSHHREEHAHTHHSRSLKDILSLIEKSALAPRIKERASRIFTIIGEAEARIHGTTVEKIHFHEVGAVDSIVDIVGAAICLEYFGIDAVYSSPVKLGSGGFVDTQHGKMPNPTPATIEILKDYPTVLTDVPFELTTPTGAGIIKALSSGVLSMEQFNVRSIGYGTGTRDIPQIPNLLRVFVGELAGGHDHDELVTVETNIDNMNPEIFPFVLERLLADGAHDAYLIPVVMKKGRPGILLSALVNRGKLDAVLKVIFAETTTLGVRIQPVERRKLQRSAKSVKTSFGEVSVKVIRVDGSERLSPEFEECKRIALEKKIPLLEVYKQIEAELS comes from the coding sequence ATGAACATCGCTTACTTTGATATTATTGGCGGCATCAGCGGAGATATGACGCTCGGCGCCTTCATCCACGCAGGATTCCCGCTCGACATTCTACGTAAGGAATTGCTGAAGCTCCCGGTCGACGGATATTCGCTCGGACAAGAGACGATGCAGCGAAATGCGATCACCGCGGTAAAACTGAATGTCCTTCTTCAGGGGGAGGATGCCGAGCCCGAAGCTCACGCGCATCATCACCATCACGCCGGCGATGCGCATTCTCATCATCGCGAGGAGCATGCGCACACGCACCATTCACGGAGCTTAAAGGACATTCTCTCGCTCATCGAAAAATCAGCCCTGGCTCCGAGGATCAAAGAACGGGCGTCAAGGATTTTTACCATCATCGGGGAAGCCGAAGCCAGGATCCACGGCACGACGGTCGAGAAAATACATTTTCATGAGGTCGGGGCGGTCGATTCCATCGTCGATATCGTGGGCGCCGCGATCTGCCTCGAATATTTCGGTATTGACGCGGTCTATTCTTCTCCGGTCAAGCTCGGGAGCGGCGGATTCGTCGATACCCAGCATGGGAAAATGCCCAACCCGACCCCGGCGACGATCGAGATCCTCAAAGACTATCCGACGGTCTTGACCGATGTTCCTTTCGAGCTGACAACTCCCACGGGAGCTGGCATCATCAAAGCGCTGTCGAGCGGGGTGCTGTCGATGGAACAATTCAACGTCCGATCCATCGGCTACGGGACCGGAACGCGCGACATTCCCCAAATTCCCAACTTGCTCCGCGTCTTTGTCGGCGAACTTGCCGGTGGGCACGACCATGATGAACTGGTAACGGTCGAAACGAACATCGACAATATGAACCCCGAAATTTTCCCGTTCGTTCTTGAGCGGCTCCTTGCCGACGGGGCACACGATGCGTACTTGATCCCGGTTGTGATGAAAAAAGGGAGGCCCGGAATTCTTCTCTCCGCCCTGGTCAACAGGGGGAAACTCGACGCCGTCTTAAAAGTGATCTTCGCAGAAACGACCACCCTCGGCGTCCGGATCCAGCCGGTCGAGCGGCGCAAGCTTCAGCGTTCCGCCAAGAGCGTGAAGACCTCCTTCGGAGAGGTGAGCGTGAAGGTCATCCGCGTCGACGGTTCAGAACGGCTCTCCCCTGAATTCGAGGAATGCAAACGGATCGCGCTCGAGAAAAAGATCCCTCTGCTCGAGGTCTATAAACAAATCGAAGCTGAGCTTTCGTAG
- the hisC gene encoding histidinol-phosphate transaminase, whose product MSFIDNIKRSVRALETYTVKGKAPQPGLIKLNQNENPFDVPVDIKRELVDEFLKNPWNRYPEVFPGELLQALSSHAGHPMEGIIAGNGSNELMYTVLMATVTRGTKVLIPSPSFFLYEKAVKVFDGEVIPVMMNGDLSFNAEKILHVAKKEQPAVIVLVSPNSPTGQSVPIDDVEKILAGTASLVLVDEAYIEFSDKGSVQSLINKYDRLIVLRTFSKAFSMAGLRIGYLLAQPPLCAELLKPKIPFTVNAFSASVAIRLMGRKCVIDERIAFIKNQKRILFDALRSLKGVEAFPSDTNFLIFRTPHDAGTLFQQLLQRNILVRDVSSYPMLERTLRVNAGTESENRSFLSVLNELL is encoded by the coding sequence ATGAGTTTTATCGACAACATTAAACGAAGCGTCCGAGCGCTCGAGACATATACGGTGAAGGGAAAGGCGCCGCAGCCCGGGCTGATCAAGCTCAATCAGAATGAAAATCCGTTCGACGTTCCCGTTGACATCAAGCGCGAGCTTGTCGATGAGTTCCTGAAAAATCCGTGGAACCGCTATCCCGAGGTTTTTCCCGGCGAGCTGCTGCAGGCATTGTCGTCCCACGCTGGACATCCGATGGAAGGAATTATTGCCGGCAACGGGTCGAACGAGCTGATGTATACCGTCCTGATGGCGACCGTCACGCGGGGCACCAAAGTGCTGATCCCATCCCCTTCGTTCTTTCTATATGAAAAGGCGGTCAAGGTGTTTGACGGCGAGGTCATTCCTGTGATGATGAACGGCGACTTGTCGTTCAACGCCGAAAAAATTCTACACGTTGCGAAGAAAGAACAACCGGCGGTCATCGTCCTCGTGTCGCCGAACAGCCCGACCGGCCAGTCTGTCCCGATCGATGACGTGGAAAAAATCTTGGCCGGCACCGCTTCTCTCGTCCTCGTCGACGAAGCGTACATAGAATTTTCGGACAAGGGGAGCGTTCAATCGCTGATCAACAAATACGACCGGCTGATCGTCCTCAGGACGTTCTCAAAAGCGTTCAGCATGGCGGGGCTTCGCATCGGCTACCTTCTTGCGCAGCCGCCTCTTTGTGCCGAATTGCTCAAGCCAAAAATTCCGTTTACCGTCAATGCTTTTTCGGCGTCGGTTGCGATCAGGCTCATGGGGAGAAAATGCGTGATCGATGAGCGGATCGCTTTCATCAAGAATCAGAAGCGGATTTTATTCGATGCGCTTCGGTCGTTAAAAGGGGTCGAGGCGTTTCCGTCGGACACGAATTTTCTTATCTTTAGGACACCGCACGATGCCGGCACACTGTTCCAACAGCTCCTTCAGCGCAACATTCTTGTCCGCGATGTCAGTTCGTATCCGATGTTGGAACGGACTCTTCGTGTCAATGCCGGTACAGAAAGTGAAAACAGGTCGTTTCTTTCCGTTCTCAATGAACTTCTGTAA
- a CDS encoding adenosylhomocysteinase, translating to MNEKKGQYKVRDLKLAAEGHKLIEWAESRMPVLMALREKYKASKPLKGFRIAGCLHVTKETAVLVKTFVEAGARVSWSGCNPLSTNDAVAAALADDGVSIFAWHGMNVKEFYWCIDETLKFRPNLTLDDGADLIFTVHNKHQELIPDIIGGTEETTTGVHRLRAMAKDGALKYPVIAVNDAETKWDFDNVYGTGQSTIDGVIRATSVLIAGKNVVIAGYGHCGRGVAMRAKGLGANVIVTEVKATAALKATLEGFRVMTMDQAAKIGDVFITATGVKDIIVDRHFKLLKDGAIICNTGHYDCEINLVDLKKQTKSVREIRPNNEEYVTKDGRRIYVLAQGRLVNLAAAEGHPSEVMDMSFANQFMSQLRLAEVFKKGKKYENKVYDISVEQDQEIAGVKLSTQGIKIDALTPDQKRYMDDYSAGT from the coding sequence ATGAACGAGAAAAAAGGACAGTATAAAGTCAGGGATCTGAAACTTGCGGCAGAAGGGCACAAGCTCATCGAATGGGCCGAATCACGCATGCCGGTGCTGATGGCGCTGCGCGAAAAATACAAAGCGTCGAAGCCGCTGAAAGGATTCCGCATTGCGGGATGCCTCCATGTCACCAAAGAGACGGCAGTGCTCGTGAAAACATTTGTCGAAGCCGGCGCTCGCGTGAGCTGGAGCGGCTGCAACCCGCTTTCGACCAACGATGCCGTTGCCGCCGCACTCGCGGATGACGGCGTCTCGATCTTTGCCTGGCACGGAATGAACGTAAAGGAATTTTATTGGTGCATCGACGAGACGTTGAAATTCAGGCCGAACCTGACGCTCGACGACGGCGCCGATCTGATCTTTACTGTCCACAACAAGCATCAGGAATTGATTCCCGACATTATCGGCGGGACGGAAGAAACGACGACCGGCGTTCACCGGCTGCGGGCGATGGCGAAAGACGGGGCGCTCAAATATCCGGTGATCGCGGTGAACGACGCCGAAACAAAATGGGACTTCGACAACGTCTACGGAACCGGTCAGTCGACGATCGACGGCGTCATCCGGGCAACGAGTGTGCTCATCGCCGGGAAGAACGTCGTCATTGCCGGGTACGGACACTGCGGGCGGGGTGTTGCGATGCGCGCGAAGGGGCTGGGAGCGAACGTGATCGTCACCGAGGTGAAGGCGACCGCAGCCCTCAAGGCAACGCTCGAAGGATTCCGCGTCATGACGATGGACCAGGCGGCGAAGATCGGCGATGTGTTCATTACCGCGACCGGAGTGAAGGACATCATCGTTGACCGTCATTTCAAACTGCTCAAGGACGGCGCGATCATCTGCAACACCGGACATTATGACTGCGAGATCAATCTGGTCGATCTGAAAAAGCAGACGAAGAGCGTCCGTGAGATCCGGCCGAACAATGAAGAGTATGTCACCAAGGACGGCCGCCGCATTTATGTGCTCGCCCAAGGCCGGCTCGTGAACCTGGCGGCAGCCGAAGGACATCCTTCCGAAGTGATGGATATGTCCTTTGCCAATCAGTTCATGTCGCAGCTCAGGCTCGCCGAGGTTTTCAAGAAAGGAAAGAAATACGAGAACAAGGTCTACGACATCTCCGTTGAACAGGATCAGGAAATCGCCGGGGTGAAGCTGTCAACCCAGGGGATCAAAATCGACGCACTGACGCCGGACCAGAAACGTTATATGGACGACTACAGCGCCGGAACGTAA